In Zingiber officinale cultivar Zhangliang chromosome 8B, Zo_v1.1, whole genome shotgun sequence, a single genomic region encodes these proteins:
- the LOC122014942 gene encoding potassium channel KAT3-like isoform X3 → MLLSGAKSSFQAFCLVGCFHGESSGYSFSSGLLPSLGAHINQSVKLRRFMISPFDPRYRAWQMFLILLVIYSAWICPFELAFLRYLPAKLLWIENILNSFFAIDIVLTFFVACLDRKSYVLIDDPKRIAVRSYRYLSSWFVFDVLSTAPFEAISLLFRGNGNDLGFKILNMLRLWRLRRVSSLFSRLEKDIRFNYFLTRCTKLVLVTLFAVHCAGCFNYLIADRYPDPRRTWIGAAMPNFRSSSLWVRYVTAIYWSITTLTTTGYGDLHAENTREMLFGIFYMLFNLGLTAYLIGNMTNLVVHGTSRTQHFRDTIEAATEFAARNQLPKRIKDQMLSHICLRFKTEGLKQQETLNDLPKGIRSSIAYNLFFPILRQAYLFCGVSFKSLNQLVVETQAEYFLPGEDVILQNEAPTDLYIVVTGAVVYGRLGPGEVFGEIGVLCCSPQTFTARTIELSQILRLSSTIVMSMIKENVDDANIVMKNLLEKLKLQGLAAGVEEEHGSYSENQSLVPSKESSNMEMPRRRVVLRRLSRKIRSSKEDIGKLINLPDSLENLFQIASEKFTGHHPIKVLNRDNAEVDDIRVIRDGDHLFLAEEEDECV, encoded by the exons ATGCTCCTCTCGGGTGCAAAGTCCAGTTTTCAGGCCTTTTGTCTTGTTGGCTGCTTCCATGGGGAAAGCAGTGGCTACAGCTTCTCCAGTGGCCTCCTGCCATCTCTGGGGGCACATATCAACCAGTCAGTGAAGCTGAGGAGGTTCATGATATCGCCTTTCGATCCTCGTTACAG AGCATGGCAGATGTTCTTGATTCTACTTGTCATTTATTCAGCCTGGATTTGCCCATTTGAATTAGCTTTCCTGAGATATCTCCCGGCAAAGCTTTTATGGATTGAGAACATTCTCAACAGTTTTTTCGCAATTGATATAGTGCTTACCTTTTTTGTTGCTTGCCTCGATCGAAAATCATATGTCTTGATTGATGATCCAAAGAGAATCGCAGTCag ATCATACAGATATCTGTCCTCCTGGTTCGTCTTTGATGTCTTATCGACTGCTCCGTTTGAGGCAATCAGCCTTCTGTTTAGAGGCAATGGCAATGATCTCGGTTTCAAGATACTGAACATGTTGAGACTATGGCGGCTGCGGCGAGTTAGTTCACTCTTCTCAAG GCTCGAGAAGGACATCAGGTTCAACTATTTCTTGACTCGATGCACAAAGCTTGTGTTA GTAACTCTCTTTGCTGTGCATTGTGCTGGATGCTTCAATTATCTCATTGCCGACCGATACCCCGACCCGAGGAGGACATGGATAGGTGCCGCCATGCCAAACTTTCGATCGTCAAGTCTATGGGTCAGATATGTGACCGCAATTTACTGGTCCATTACAACACTGACAACAACTGGTTATGGGGACCTGCATGCTGAAAACACAAGAGAAATGCTATTTGGCATCTTCTACATGTTGTTTAATTTGGGGCTCACAGCTTATCTTATCGGAAATATGACAAACCTTGTTGTTCATGGAACCAGCCGCACGCAACACTTT AGGGACACAATTGAGGCAGCCACAGAATTTGCAGCAAGGAATCAGCTTCCGAAGCGGATCAAGGATCAAATGTTGTCTCACATATGTCTAAGATTCAAAACAGAAGGGCTAAAGCAGCAAGAGACCTTGAATGATCTCCCCAAGGGTATCCGTTCGAGCATAGCATACAACCTCTTCTTTCCAATTCTACGGCAAGCCTACCTTTTCTGTGGAGTTTCCTTCAAATCCCTTAATCAACTG GTAGTAGAGACTCAGGCCGAGTATTTCCTGCCAGGGGAAGATGTGATACTACAAAATGAGGCACCAACAGATCTATACATAGTAGTAACAGGAGCAGTG GTTTATGGAAGGCTAGGACCAGGAGAAGTATTTGGGGAGATTGGGGTCCTGTGTTGTAGCCCGCAGACATTTACTGCTCGAACCATCGAATTATCACAAATATTAAGGCTGAGTAGCACCATAGTTATGAGCATGATCAAGGAGAATGTAGACGATGCGAACATAGTTATGAAGAATCTTTTAGAG aaactaaaactacaaGGATTAGCTGCTGGAGTTGAGGAGGAACATGGTTCGTATAGCGAAAACCAGAGCCTTGTTCCTAGTAAGGAGAGTAGTAACATGGAGATGCCTAGAAGAAGAGTTGTCCTCCGTAGGCTTTCGAGAAAGATAAGAAGTTCAAAAGAAGACATAGGGAAACTCATAAACCTGCCTGATTCTTTGGAGAACCTCTTCCAAATTGCTA GTGAAAAGTTCACTGGCCATCATCCAATAAAGGTACTCAATCGAGACAATGCAGAAGTCGACGACATTAGAGTTATTCGAGATGGAGATCATTTGTTTCTCGCAGAGGAGGAAGATGAATGTGTTTGA
- the LOC122014942 gene encoding potassium channel KAT3-like isoform X2 translates to MLLSGAKSSFQAFCLVGCFHGESSGYSFSSGLLPSLGAHINQSVKLRRFMISPFDPRYRAWQMFLILLVIYSAWICPFELAFLRYLPAKLLWIENILNSFFAIDIVLTFFVACLDRKSYVLIDDPKRIAVRYLSSWFVFDVLSTAPFEAISLLFRGNGNDLGFKILNMLRLWRLRRVSSLFSRLEKDIRFNYFLTRCTKLVLVTLFAVHCAGCFNYLIADRYPDPRRTWIGAAMPNFRSSSLWVRYVTAIYWSITTLTTTGYGDLHAENTREMLFGIFYMLFNLGLTAYLIGNMTNLVVHGTSRTQHFRDTIEAATEFAARNQLPKRIKDQMLSHICLRFKTEGLKQQETLNDLPKGIRSSIAYNLFFPILRQAYLFCGVSFKSLNQLVVETQAEYFLPGEDVILQNEAPTDLYIVVTGAVDLRSDINGTEQVYGRLGPGEVFGEIGVLCCSPQTFTARTIELSQILRLSSTIVMSMIKENVDDANIVMKNLLEKLKLQGLAAGVEEEHGSYSENQSLVPSKESSNMEMPRRRVVLRRLSRKIRSSKEDIGKLINLPDSLENLFQIASEKFTGHHPIKVLNRDNAEVDDIRVIRDGDHLFLAEEEDECV, encoded by the exons ATGCTCCTCTCGGGTGCAAAGTCCAGTTTTCAGGCCTTTTGTCTTGTTGGCTGCTTCCATGGGGAAAGCAGTGGCTACAGCTTCTCCAGTGGCCTCCTGCCATCTCTGGGGGCACATATCAACCAGTCAGTGAAGCTGAGGAGGTTCATGATATCGCCTTTCGATCCTCGTTACAG AGCATGGCAGATGTTCTTGATTCTACTTGTCATTTATTCAGCCTGGATTTGCCCATTTGAATTAGCTTTCCTGAGATATCTCCCGGCAAAGCTTTTATGGATTGAGAACATTCTCAACAGTTTTTTCGCAATTGATATAGTGCTTACCTTTTTTGTTGCTTGCCTCGATCGAAAATCATATGTCTTGATTGATGATCCAAAGAGAATCGCAGTCag ATATCTGTCCTCCTGGTTCGTCTTTGATGTCTTATCGACTGCTCCGTTTGAGGCAATCAGCCTTCTGTTTAGAGGCAATGGCAATGATCTCGGTTTCAAGATACTGAACATGTTGAGACTATGGCGGCTGCGGCGAGTTAGTTCACTCTTCTCAAG GCTCGAGAAGGACATCAGGTTCAACTATTTCTTGACTCGATGCACAAAGCTTGTGTTA GTAACTCTCTTTGCTGTGCATTGTGCTGGATGCTTCAATTATCTCATTGCCGACCGATACCCCGACCCGAGGAGGACATGGATAGGTGCCGCCATGCCAAACTTTCGATCGTCAAGTCTATGGGTCAGATATGTGACCGCAATTTACTGGTCCATTACAACACTGACAACAACTGGTTATGGGGACCTGCATGCTGAAAACACAAGAGAAATGCTATTTGGCATCTTCTACATGTTGTTTAATTTGGGGCTCACAGCTTATCTTATCGGAAATATGACAAACCTTGTTGTTCATGGAACCAGCCGCACGCAACACTTT AGGGACACAATTGAGGCAGCCACAGAATTTGCAGCAAGGAATCAGCTTCCGAAGCGGATCAAGGATCAAATGTTGTCTCACATATGTCTAAGATTCAAAACAGAAGGGCTAAAGCAGCAAGAGACCTTGAATGATCTCCCCAAGGGTATCCGTTCGAGCATAGCATACAACCTCTTCTTTCCAATTCTACGGCAAGCCTACCTTTTCTGTGGAGTTTCCTTCAAATCCCTTAATCAACTG GTAGTAGAGACTCAGGCCGAGTATTTCCTGCCAGGGGAAGATGTGATACTACAAAATGAGGCACCAACAGATCTATACATAGTAGTAACAGGAGCAGTG GACTTGAGATCAGACATTAATGGAACTGAACAA GTTTATGGAAGGCTAGGACCAGGAGAAGTATTTGGGGAGATTGGGGTCCTGTGTTGTAGCCCGCAGACATTTACTGCTCGAACCATCGAATTATCACAAATATTAAGGCTGAGTAGCACCATAGTTATGAGCATGATCAAGGAGAATGTAGACGATGCGAACATAGTTATGAAGAATCTTTTAGAG aaactaaaactacaaGGATTAGCTGCTGGAGTTGAGGAGGAACATGGTTCGTATAGCGAAAACCAGAGCCTTGTTCCTAGTAAGGAGAGTAGTAACATGGAGATGCCTAGAAGAAGAGTTGTCCTCCGTAGGCTTTCGAGAAAGATAAGAAGTTCAAAAGAAGACATAGGGAAACTCATAAACCTGCCTGATTCTTTGGAGAACCTCTTCCAAATTGCTA GTGAAAAGTTCACTGGCCATCATCCAATAAAGGTACTCAATCGAGACAATGCAGAAGTCGACGACATTAGAGTTATTCGAGATGGAGATCATTTGTTTCTCGCAGAGGAGGAAGATGAATGTGTTTGA
- the LOC122014942 gene encoding potassium channel KAT3-like isoform X1: protein MLLSGAKSSFQAFCLVGCFHGESSGYSFSSGLLPSLGAHINQSVKLRRFMISPFDPRYRAWQMFLILLVIYSAWICPFELAFLRYLPAKLLWIENILNSFFAIDIVLTFFVACLDRKSYVLIDDPKRIAVRSYRYLSSWFVFDVLSTAPFEAISLLFRGNGNDLGFKILNMLRLWRLRRVSSLFSRLEKDIRFNYFLTRCTKLVLVTLFAVHCAGCFNYLIADRYPDPRRTWIGAAMPNFRSSSLWVRYVTAIYWSITTLTTTGYGDLHAENTREMLFGIFYMLFNLGLTAYLIGNMTNLVVHGTSRTQHFRDTIEAATEFAARNQLPKRIKDQMLSHICLRFKTEGLKQQETLNDLPKGIRSSIAYNLFFPILRQAYLFCGVSFKSLNQLVVETQAEYFLPGEDVILQNEAPTDLYIVVTGAVDLRSDINGTEQVYGRLGPGEVFGEIGVLCCSPQTFTARTIELSQILRLSSTIVMSMIKENVDDANIVMKNLLEKLKLQGLAAGVEEEHGSYSENQSLVPSKESSNMEMPRRRVVLRRLSRKIRSSKEDIGKLINLPDSLENLFQIASEKFTGHHPIKVLNRDNAEVDDIRVIRDGDHLFLAEEEDECV from the exons ATGCTCCTCTCGGGTGCAAAGTCCAGTTTTCAGGCCTTTTGTCTTGTTGGCTGCTTCCATGGGGAAAGCAGTGGCTACAGCTTCTCCAGTGGCCTCCTGCCATCTCTGGGGGCACATATCAACCAGTCAGTGAAGCTGAGGAGGTTCATGATATCGCCTTTCGATCCTCGTTACAG AGCATGGCAGATGTTCTTGATTCTACTTGTCATTTATTCAGCCTGGATTTGCCCATTTGAATTAGCTTTCCTGAGATATCTCCCGGCAAAGCTTTTATGGATTGAGAACATTCTCAACAGTTTTTTCGCAATTGATATAGTGCTTACCTTTTTTGTTGCTTGCCTCGATCGAAAATCATATGTCTTGATTGATGATCCAAAGAGAATCGCAGTCag ATCATACAGATATCTGTCCTCCTGGTTCGTCTTTGATGTCTTATCGACTGCTCCGTTTGAGGCAATCAGCCTTCTGTTTAGAGGCAATGGCAATGATCTCGGTTTCAAGATACTGAACATGTTGAGACTATGGCGGCTGCGGCGAGTTAGTTCACTCTTCTCAAG GCTCGAGAAGGACATCAGGTTCAACTATTTCTTGACTCGATGCACAAAGCTTGTGTTA GTAACTCTCTTTGCTGTGCATTGTGCTGGATGCTTCAATTATCTCATTGCCGACCGATACCCCGACCCGAGGAGGACATGGATAGGTGCCGCCATGCCAAACTTTCGATCGTCAAGTCTATGGGTCAGATATGTGACCGCAATTTACTGGTCCATTACAACACTGACAACAACTGGTTATGGGGACCTGCATGCTGAAAACACAAGAGAAATGCTATTTGGCATCTTCTACATGTTGTTTAATTTGGGGCTCACAGCTTATCTTATCGGAAATATGACAAACCTTGTTGTTCATGGAACCAGCCGCACGCAACACTTT AGGGACACAATTGAGGCAGCCACAGAATTTGCAGCAAGGAATCAGCTTCCGAAGCGGATCAAGGATCAAATGTTGTCTCACATATGTCTAAGATTCAAAACAGAAGGGCTAAAGCAGCAAGAGACCTTGAATGATCTCCCCAAGGGTATCCGTTCGAGCATAGCATACAACCTCTTCTTTCCAATTCTACGGCAAGCCTACCTTTTCTGTGGAGTTTCCTTCAAATCCCTTAATCAACTG GTAGTAGAGACTCAGGCCGAGTATTTCCTGCCAGGGGAAGATGTGATACTACAAAATGAGGCACCAACAGATCTATACATAGTAGTAACAGGAGCAGTG GACTTGAGATCAGACATTAATGGAACTGAACAA GTTTATGGAAGGCTAGGACCAGGAGAAGTATTTGGGGAGATTGGGGTCCTGTGTTGTAGCCCGCAGACATTTACTGCTCGAACCATCGAATTATCACAAATATTAAGGCTGAGTAGCACCATAGTTATGAGCATGATCAAGGAGAATGTAGACGATGCGAACATAGTTATGAAGAATCTTTTAGAG aaactaaaactacaaGGATTAGCTGCTGGAGTTGAGGAGGAACATGGTTCGTATAGCGAAAACCAGAGCCTTGTTCCTAGTAAGGAGAGTAGTAACATGGAGATGCCTAGAAGAAGAGTTGTCCTCCGTAGGCTTTCGAGAAAGATAAGAAGTTCAAAAGAAGACATAGGGAAACTCATAAACCTGCCTGATTCTTTGGAGAACCTCTTCCAAATTGCTA GTGAAAAGTTCACTGGCCATCATCCAATAAAGGTACTCAATCGAGACAATGCAGAAGTCGACGACATTAGAGTTATTCGAGATGGAGATCATTTGTTTCTCGCAGAGGAGGAAGATGAATGTGTTTGA